The Prosthecobacter vanneervenii region ATGGACGTGGTCGATGAAGCGGTAAACACCGCCTTCCTTTCCACCTGGGTGGCTCCGCCCATCACCAGCGTGCCGGAAAACCAGCGCGAAGCCCGACTCAGCATCTCCATCGGCAAGGATGGCAGCGTCATCAAATCCCAGATGACCAAGTTCTCCCACTCCCACGCGCTCGATGAATCCATCCTGGAGGCCTCATCCAAGGTGAAAAAAATTTCCATATCCCTGCCTTCAAATTACAGCAAAGAGAGCTACGATCTGGAGCTGAATTTCCTTCTGCTGCCCTGACCGCCCCCACATGAACGCACGCGCGCTGCTTCTCCTGCTCTCCTTCACCGCCTCTCAGGGCGTCCAGGCCGAAGGCGGGTTCATGGACCGCCTGCGCGGCCTCGTCGGCCTGGGGCACAAGGCCAAGACGGAAGACACCAAAAAAGCCCCGCCTCGCATCCGCGTGGCCCCCTTCACCGGCGGCACCGGCTCCAGCGCCCAGCAGACCCTGCTCAAGGAACTGCGCGACTCCCGCGAATTCTTCGTGGCAGACGCATATGAAAAAGCGGACTTCACCGTCGAGGGAACCTCCGTGGGCGGACGCGTGGACGGCCGCCTGAAAGATGCCAAGGGCAAGGACGTCTTTCGCCGCAGCTATGCCGCCCCCGGCCTGGATGAAAACCTCAAGGCCCTCACCGACGACATCATTTACACCATCACCGGCAGGCCCGGTCTGGCCACCAGCCGCATCGTCTTTGTCAGCGACCACAGCGGCAAACGCCAGGTGTATGTGTGCGATGCCGAGGGCGGAGAGGTGCACCAGGTCACGCATGATAAATTCGGCGCGGTCTCCCCCACGCTCGCGCCGGACTCCTCCATGATCGCCTTCACCAGCTATCGCAGCGGCTTCCCCATCATCCGCCTGCTGGACCTGAACCTCGGCTGGGAGCGCGGCGTCACCGACACCCCCGGCAGCAGCTTTGGTGCTGCGTTTTCTCCAGACGGCACCCACATCGCGGCAGTGATGAGCTTCATCGGCAATCCCGAGATCTTTGTCAGCGATCTCAGCACCAACACCGCCGCCTGTGTCAGCGACTCCATCGGCGCACCCTCCAGTCCGTCGTGGCATCCGGACGGCAAGCACCTCGTTTTTTCCAGCGACGACGGCGACGGCCCTCGCCTCTATACCGTGGAGGTGCCTTTCAAAGAAGGAGAATCCTCCCGTCTCTACCGCTGGCGCACCGGTTACCAGTTTTGCACCGACCCCGAGTGGTCTCCCGACGGCAGCCACATCGCCTTCACCACACGCATCGGTGGAGAGTGGGCCGTGGCCATCAAGCCCTACCCCAATGGCCGCGTGCACGTGGTGCAGAAAGGCGGTGCGCAGCATCCCTCCTGGAGCCCCAACGGCCACTTCATCACCTACGCTCAGCACGGCCAGCTCTATGTGCATGACCTGCGCAGTGGCAACCGCCGAGCCATCGTCAACGGCTACAGCCGTATCACCGAACCGCGCTGGATGCGCTGAGACACGATCACAATGATGACCGCACTCCCAGCCAGCACTCTCCGCCTCAGCGCCGCCCTCGGCGTCTCTCTGCTGCTGACCTCCTGCGGCACCATTCCCATCCCCTCGGTCTTGGGAAAATCAGCACCAGAGACGGTCGTGTATGCACTGGGGCCACGCGAGGGCTACACCTCCCCGCTCAGCACCAGTCTGAAGCCCGCCTGCCCTGCCCTTGTGTTTGATGATGGGGGCTTCCTCCTCACTGATTCACATCAGGAGGCCCTGAGCCGCGTGGCGAAGGAAACACTGGTAGCCAATAAAAAAGCCCGCCTCCTCATCGCTGGCTACACGCCGCCGAATCTCCCGGCCGATCACGCCCGCTCTCTCTCCGAGCGCCGTGCCCTCGCCGTGCGCCAGCACCTCATCGGCCTTGGCTTTGAAGCTGCCAACCTGCAGACCGTAGGCTTTGGCAATGACTTCTCCCCTACCGGCCCGTCCTCCGATGTGGTGGTGATTTATCAGCAGTAGGCGGAAGGCCTGCGCACGAGCAAAGACTGCCCCTCAAGGCTGTGCCACACATGCTTTTCGCAAGGACAGCCAACCCCACATGTTCCCCCCACCTCCGGCGCAAGATCATGGCTCCGCGCCCGTTCTTTTCGTCCCCCCAAACCATGACCAAGTGCCCCAACTTTCTCGTCGTACTCGCCCTGGCCGCACCTTTCCTACTCATGTCCGCCGCACCGGACAAACCTGCCGCCAAGGGTAAAAAAGACAAAGGCCCCTTCGTCGCGGGAAAACCCGCCTTCACCCCGGATCTCACCGCTCCTGCCTTTGATCCCGCCAAGGTGCAGCCGGATCATCTGGAGCCTTCCATGTTCAAGGTGCCCGAGGGCCTGGAGATCACCGTCTGGGCCACATCGCCACAGCTCTTCAATCCGGCCAACATGGACATCGACCATGCTGGCCGCGTGTGGGTCACAGAAGGCGTGAACTACCGCCGCCATTCCGGCCGCAGCCGCGAGGGCGACTGCATCCGCGTGCTGCAGGATACGGATGGCGATGGCAAATGCGACCGCAGCCACATCTTTGTGCAGGAGAAGGAACTGGAGTGCCCGCTTGGCGTCGCTGTTTTTGACAACGTCATCTTCGTCTCCAACGCGCCCAACATCATCAAATACACCGATGTGAATCGCGACCTCAAATTTGATCCCGCCGTGGACAAGCGCGAGATCTTCCTCTCCGGCTTTGAGCAGCCGCAGCACGACCACAGCCTGCACAGCGTCTATGCCGGACCCGATGGCCGCCTCTACTTCAGCAATGGCAACTGCGGTGCTCAGTTCAGCGACAAAAGCGGCACCACCTTCCGCATCGGCGGCGCTTATCTCAACAACACCTACACCGGCCAGAAGAGCGACGACGGCCACGTGTATGTCGGCGGCTTCACCGCCAGCATCGATGATGAAGGCCACAACGCCCGCATCCTCGGCTTCAACTACCGCAACAGCTTTGAAGGCGTGCGCACCTCGTATGGCGACATGTTTCTCAATGACAACGACGATCCACCCGCCTGCCGCGTGAGCCACCTCATCGAAGGCGGCAGCTTTGGCTTCTTCTCCGCCGATGGCAAACGCCAGTGGCGTGCCGACAAGCGCCCCGGCCAGAGCATTCCCACCGCCGAGTGGCGTCAGGAAGACCCAGGCATCATCCCCGCTGGTGATGTGTATGGCGGCGGCGCACCCACCGGCATGTGCTTCTATGAAAACGGCGCGCTCGGCCCGAAGTGGAGCGGCCTGCTGCTGAGCTGCGAGACGGGCCGCAATGTGGTCTTTGGCTACCTGCCCAAACCGCACGGCGCAGGCTTCAAGCTGGAGCGCTTTGACTTCTGCACCACCAACACCTCCGGCGTCTTCAAAGGCAGCGACTTCGTGGGCGGTGCCAACAACCTCTCCGACGAGCGCCAGACGCTCTTCCGCCCCTCGGATGTGTGCGTGGGCCCTGACGGTGCTGTGTATATCAGCGACTGGTTTGACAAGCGCACCGGCGGCCATCAGGACACCGATGAAACCTGCAGCGGCACCATCTACCGCATCGCGCCCAAGGGCTTCAAGCCCAAGGTGCCCACGCTCAATCTCGACACGCAGGAAGGCCAGATCGCCGCGCTGCAGTCTCCGGCCACCAATGTGCGCCATGTGGCCTTTGCACGTCTGAAAGCAGCCGGGCAGGCCGCCATGCCTGCGGTGCAGCATCTGCGTGAAAATGCAGATCCCTACTTCGCCGCACGCGCCGTGTGGCTGCTGGCGCAGATGGGAGAGCAGGGTCTCATCTCCACACGCTCCTGGCTGGAGTCTGATGATGCCACCAAGCGCCTCGTGGCCCTGCGCGCCATCCGCGCCGCCACACCGGATGTCATCGACATCCTCAGCAGCCTCGCCGCCGATCTCTCCCCCATGGTGCGCAGCGAGGTGGCCGTGGCCCTCCGCGATGTACCTGCTGCACAGAGCGTGCCTCTCCTCGTGAAGCTCTCCCACCACATCGATGGCGGCGACCGCTCCCTGCTTGAGGCCTGGGGCATCGGCTGCACAGGCAAGGAAGAGGCCGTGTGGACCGCGCTCAAACCCATCGGTGCCTGGAACGATGACTTTGCCCACATCACCTGGCGCCTGCATCCCGCCGCCGCTGTGCCCGAGCTGCAAAAGCGTGCCGCAGATTCCAAGCTCTCCCCCGAACAGCGCAGGCTCGCGCTGGAGACTCTCGTCTTCATCCCCCAGGCAGAGGCTGCCAAAGCCGTGCTGGCCCTGGCCAAAGACACCGGCTCCCCCATCCACACGGACATCATGTGGTGGCTGATCAAGCGCAGCACCGATGAGTGGTCCACCTTTGGCATCGCCGAAGAGCTCAAGAAGGCCGGCATCTTTGATCCGGACAGCGCCAAGCTCGTCACCATCATCACGCCAGACGGCCCGCCCAGCAGTGTGAAGCTGGAGGACGTGCTCAAGCTCCAGGGCAATGCGAAAAACGGCCAGCAGCTCGTGACACGCTGCGTCATGTGCCATCAGGTGAACGGCCAGGGCGTCGAGTTTGGCCCCAATCTCGAAGGCTGGGGTCGCAGCCAGCCCGGAGAGATCATCGCCCAGGCTCTGATCGACCCCAGCAAGGACATCGCCCACGGCTACGACGGCCAGGAAATCGTGACCAAGGACGGCGTGACGATCCACGGCATGGTGCTCACCGAGGGAGACATCATGATCGTGCGCAGCATGGGCGGGCAGAACCAGTATGTGGCGCGCTCTCGCATCAAATCCCGCCGCAAGCTCACGCATAGCATGATGCTCAATGCCACGCAGCTCGGACTCACCGCGCAGGATGTGGCAGATGTGGTGTCCTATTTACGTAGCGGAAAATAATAGACAAACATCCGTGCGTCGCGCCTGTTACTTGCTGCGCCTCCTCCCAAAAAGCCCCCTTCGTTTTATCATGACCCTCTTCCGTCTCGGCCTGCTAGCCGCAGCCGTCAGCCTTAGCAGTTGCGTCGTTTCCAACGCCCCCGAACCTTCTGAATTCAAGCTCACTCCCACAGCCCTCGGCCAGAAGTACCACGCCAGCCGAAGAACCGGCTCCGTGCATCTCTACGCCCAGAGCATCGAGACCACGCGCGACCAGTGGGGTCGTGAATCCCACCAGGCCACCGGCGGTGCCATGTTCATCAAGGACACCACGCCACCCATCAAGGCCATCGCCCCCAGCATCTCCATCACACCCGACTACGCAGAGATCCTCGGCAAAGGCACGGTGAGAAAGAACGACCGCCTCTACATCGGCCAGAATGACAGCGCCAAGATCCGCATCGAGGGCGGCGTGGTCACGCCAGAAGGTGCCGTGACCGTCAGCGGCATCCTCGACGAAGCCGCCGCCGCTGAGGCCAAGGCCCAGGCAGAAGCCCGCGCCAAAGCCAAGGCTGAGGCCAGGCTGAAGGCCGAAGAAGAAGCCAAGCTCAAAGCTGAGGCCAAGGCTCAAGCTGACGCCGAAAAAGCAGAGGCGGACGCCAAGGCGAAAGCCGAGGCCAAAGTGAAGGCTGAAGAAGAGGCGAAAACCAGAGCTGCAGAAGAAGCCAAAGCCAAGGCCCTGGCCAAAGAGGAAAAGGCCAAGGCAGATGCCGAAGCGAAGGCCCGCAAGGAAGCCGAGGCTCAGGCCAAGGCCGAAGAACGCGCCAGGGCTAAAGCGGAAGCAAAAGCCAAAGAGGAGGCCGATGCCAAAGCGAAGGCAGAAGCCAGAGCCATGGCCAAAGAAGCTGAAGCCGAAAAAGCCAAAGCCAAGGAAGCAGCCGACATGAAGGCAGCCGCCGAGGTCAAGGCCGAGAAAGCCAAGGCTGACGCCAAGACCAAGCCCGCAGACGAGCCTGCAGCCAAAACCAAAAAGCCCTCTGCCGCTGCGAAAAAATCCACCTCCTCCAAGCCCAAGGCCAAACCCGCAGCCAAGCCCGCCGCACCCGCTGTGGACCGCTCCCGGTTGCTCAACCTTATGCGCGAGCCCACGGAACGGTAAGAGCGTGTTCAGCGCCGCGGAACGCCTCCGCGAGTTCATTCCTGCAAAGCATTCTCATATTGTCCTGGCTGTGGCGGATTCGCCCGCAACAGCCACCTCCATCCCTTCTTGCATCCCCACGCCCCACCGCTAAAGGAAAAGGGTGCGCATCATTTCCGGCTCAGCAGGCGGGCTCTCTTTGGAAGTC contains the following coding sequences:
- a CDS encoding PD40 domain-containing protein gives rise to the protein MNARALLLLLSFTASQGVQAEGGFMDRLRGLVGLGHKAKTEDTKKAPPRIRVAPFTGGTGSSAQQTLLKELRDSREFFVADAYEKADFTVEGTSVGGRVDGRLKDAKGKDVFRRSYAAPGLDENLKALTDDIIYTITGRPGLATSRIVFVSDHSGKRQVYVCDAEGGEVHQVTHDKFGAVSPTLAPDSSMIAFTSYRSGFPIIRLLDLNLGWERGVTDTPGSSFGAAFSPDGTHIAAVMSFIGNPEIFVSDLSTNTAACVSDSIGAPSSPSWHPDGKHLVFSSDDGDGPRLYTVEVPFKEGESSRLYRWRTGYQFCTDPEWSPDGSHIAFTTRIGGEWAVAIKPYPNGRVHVVQKGGAQHPSWSPNGHFITYAQHGQLYVHDLRSGNRRAIVNGYSRITEPRWMR
- a CDS encoding OmpA family protein; the encoded protein is MMTALPASTLRLSAALGVSLLLTSCGTIPIPSVLGKSAPETVVYALGPREGYTSPLSTSLKPACPALVFDDGGFLLTDSHQEALSRVAKETLVANKKARLLIAGYTPPNLPADHARSLSERRALAVRQHLIGLGFEAANLQTVGFGNDFSPTGPSSDVVVIYQQ
- a CDS encoding PVC-type heme-binding CxxCH protein, producing MTKCPNFLVVLALAAPFLLMSAAPDKPAAKGKKDKGPFVAGKPAFTPDLTAPAFDPAKVQPDHLEPSMFKVPEGLEITVWATSPQLFNPANMDIDHAGRVWVTEGVNYRRHSGRSREGDCIRVLQDTDGDGKCDRSHIFVQEKELECPLGVAVFDNVIFVSNAPNIIKYTDVNRDLKFDPAVDKREIFLSGFEQPQHDHSLHSVYAGPDGRLYFSNGNCGAQFSDKSGTTFRIGGAYLNNTYTGQKSDDGHVYVGGFTASIDDEGHNARILGFNYRNSFEGVRTSYGDMFLNDNDDPPACRVSHLIEGGSFGFFSADGKRQWRADKRPGQSIPTAEWRQEDPGIIPAGDVYGGGAPTGMCFYENGALGPKWSGLLLSCETGRNVVFGYLPKPHGAGFKLERFDFCTTNTSGVFKGSDFVGGANNLSDERQTLFRPSDVCVGPDGAVYISDWFDKRTGGHQDTDETCSGTIYRIAPKGFKPKVPTLNLDTQEGQIAALQSPATNVRHVAFARLKAAGQAAMPAVQHLRENADPYFAARAVWLLAQMGEQGLISTRSWLESDDATKRLVALRAIRAATPDVIDILSSLAADLSPMVRSEVAVALRDVPAAQSVPLLVKLSHHIDGGDRSLLEAWGIGCTGKEEAVWTALKPIGAWNDDFAHITWRLHPAAAVPELQKRAADSKLSPEQRRLALETLVFIPQAEAAKAVLALAKDTGSPIHTDIMWWLIKRSTDEWSTFGIAEELKKAGIFDPDSAKLVTIITPDGPPSSVKLEDVLKLQGNAKNGQQLVTRCVMCHQVNGQGVEFGPNLEGWGRSQPGEIIAQALIDPSKDIAHGYDGQEIVTKDGVTIHGMVLTEGDIMIVRSMGGQNQYVARSRIKSRRKLTHSMMLNATQLGLTAQDVADVVSYLRSGK